The DNA region TGATTCCATCCATCTAATTTATGGAACCAGAACCCTGAAGGATATCATTTATAAATCTGAATTATTGCAATGGCCTCAAGATGTTTTAAATTTAAATACCCATATTTGTCTTTCGCGTGAAACCGAATTGTTTGAATTTAATTCACCATCTGTTTTTGTCCATTCTGGATATGTACACCCAGTTTATAAAACCATGCTTCAAAACAATCTTATAGATTCAACAAAAAGCAATTTTCTAATATGCGGCTGGAGCGCCATGATTGATGAAGCTGTATTAAATTTATTTTCAGAATATAAAATTCCACGAGAACGTATACGGTTTGAGTTGTATGGGTGATATTGGAAATAGGGAATAGGGAATAGGCTGTTGGACTGCTGGGCTGTTGGGCTGTTAGACTGTTGGACTGTTAGAGAGATAGCTGGAATCGTTGCTTCCTTGCTTCTTAGCTTATTAGCTTATTAGCTTCTTAGCTTCCTTGCTTCTTTTCTACTTTGCGTCTCTGTGAGAAAATAATTAGTTGGTAGGTGATAGAATGTCCTTACCTAAAATAGCTTGAATTTTTAAATAAATTAAAGATCTTGTTGATGAAGCTTGAAGTTTTCTTTTGGGAGCATTATTTCTCCAGAGCACGTATTTAATGTTCAATGAGCAATGCTCAATGAACAATTTTCATTGAAAGATCCCATTATTCATAGAACCATTGGAACATTGCAACATTGCAACATTGGAAAATTGGAAAATTGGAAAATTTTCCCAAATTATTCAATCGATTTAAGTTGTTGATAAATTTCTTTTAGTTCGTCTGGGGTCCAGTCTGTTTTTTCTGATCTGCATAAATTCATCAGCAAGTCATCTTGCAGGCGGCCTTTAATCATAGCATCGCGATAGGATATATCCGGTCTGAAGGTAACCATCGCATATTTAGAATAGTATTCGGGAAATTGTTTTTCCAGTTGCATCTCCAGTTTGCGTTTTCTTTGAAAAACAGGGTCTGCAACTTTATCGCGCATTTCTATGAAATTATCTTCAGCCAAATCGGCTATTGCATCCGAATTTGGTTTTCTTATTTCTGAAAATGTTTTACAGATTGTTTGCCAATCCATTTTCTCATCAAGCAATTTATCAAATACGAAGACATCTTCGAAACCACAATTCATTCCCTGGCCATAAAAAGGAATGATGGCATGAGCTGCATCTCCCATTAAAAGAATTTTATCTTCATCATGCCATGGTGAACATTTTACTGTATAAAGATGTCCGGTAGGATTGTGGAAAAACTCACTCGTTAATTGGGGAATTAATGAAATGGCATCTTTAAAATAGGTTTCAAAAAAGATTAATAACTGATTTTCATTTTTTAAAACTTCAAAGCTTTCAGATCCGTGATAAGGCAAGAACAAGGTTGCAGTAAATGTAGCATCGGGATTGGGAAGTGCAATCATCATAAAATGGCCCCGTGGCCAAATGTGTAACACATTTTTTTCTAATAAAAATTCGCCATTTGCTCCCGGTGGAATCGTTAATTCCTTGTATCCATAATTTTGAAATACTTGTGAATAGTTAAA from Saprospiraceae bacterium includes:
- a CDS encoding FAD-dependent monooxygenase, producing MNQNRTIQIAGCGLVGSLLALRLLQRGFDVTVYESRPDMRKAAISAGRSINLALSHRGIQTLKLAGLEKELLANAIKMEGRLIHDLKGQLVYQAYSSRAGEYINSISRRTLNVILMDAIEKIKPNAIQFNTQLKKINAQTNKAFFENESKNSEERSFDLIIGTDGAASASRQYFMEQSARLHFNYSQVFQNYGYKELTIPPGANGEFLLEKNVLHIWPRGHFMMIALPNPDATFTATLFLPYHGSESFEVLKNENQLLIFFETYFKDAISLIPQLTSEFFHNPTGHLYTVKCSPWHDEDKILLMGDAAHAIIPFYGQGMNCGFEDVFVFDKLLDEKMDWQTICKTFSEIRKPNSDAIADLAEDNFIEMRDKVADPVFQRKRKLEMQLEKQFPEYYSKYAMVTFRPDISYRDAMIKGRLQDDLLMNLCRSEKTDWTPDELKEIYQQLKSIE